The following proteins come from a genomic window of Athalia rosae chromosome 1, iyAthRosa1.1, whole genome shotgun sequence:
- the LOC105690633 gene encoding putative fatty acyl-CoA reductase CG5065 has translation MGTTNADTENGHENDEASAAGGSIESFFANAVVLVTGATGFLGKALLEKLLRSCPRLATIYILIRPKKGQSIEQRHKELMDNPVFDRIRWEVPGNLNKVIPVKGDVALPELGLSPDDKAMLIQRVTVVFHSAATVRFDESLKVAVNLNTRGTERVVKLCKSMGSLVSMIHVSTAYSNADQKHIRESVYATKIKPDAVMEMCDCLDDETLAILEKRLIGKHPNTYTLTKGLAEQIIATKGAGLPVAIVRPSIVCAAYQEPFPGWVDNVCGITGIMMEIGRGTIRSIICNSDLNVDVVPVDHVVNTLICASWHNVMRRPKELQIYNCTSGPFNPIRWAEFGSLTRKHAIDSPSKYVMWYPGVTFRTNKLIHKMMAGMLHFLPAFVLDLVLRIQGGNPIMMKITRRFERAAKTGEFFAVNEWLFDGENMKNLAKDVKTTSDANDYYVDISNLDWDAYVHQYILGIRKYILKDSPDTLTKARSRLLKLYWAHRITQAFSFFVVIKMITKAGR, from the exons ATGGGCACGACTAACGCAGACACTGAAAACGGCCATGAGAACGACGAAGCAAGTGCAGCGGGAGGCTCGATCGAGTCGTTTTTCGCTAACGCCGTGGTCCTCGTGACCGGGGCAACGGGATTCTTGGGAAAAGCACTACTTGAGAAATTATTGAGATCCTGCCCCAGACTGGCCACTATCTACATACTCATACGTCCCAAGAAAGGGCAGAGCATCGAACAAAGGCATAAAGAATTAATGGACAACCCG GTCTTCGACAGGATAAGATGGGAAGTTCCCGGCAACCTGAACAAGGTCATTCCGGTAAAAGGCGACGTGGCGTTACCGGAACTGGGCCTGAGCCCGGATGACAAAGCGATGCTGATCCAGAGGGTGACGGTCGTTTTCCACAGCGCGGCAACGGTCAGATTTGACGAATCTTTGAAAGTGGCCGTTAACCTTAACACGAGAGGAACCGAGCGCGTTGTCAAATTATGCAAAAGTATGGGGAGTCTGGTTAGCATGATCCACGTCAGTACAGCGTACAGTAACGCCGATCAGAAACACATCAGGGAATCGGTTTACGC AACCAAAATCAAGCCGGACGCGGTTATGGAGATGTGCGATTGTCTCGACGACGAGACGCTAGCCATCTTGGAAAAGAGGCTTATCGGAAAACACCCCAACACCTACACTCTGACGAAGGGTCTGGCGGAACAAATAATCGCTACGAAAGGCGCCGGCTTACCCGTAGCCATTGTCAGACCGAGCATCGTGTGCGCGGCTTACCAGGAACCTTTTCCTGGGTGGGTTGACAACGTGTGCGGAATCACag GAATAATGATGGAAATCGGCCGGGGAACCATCCGGAGTATCATTTGCAACAGCGATCTTAACGTCGATGTCGTTCCCGTTGATCACGTGGTCAATACGTTGATTTGCGCGTCTTGGCACAACGTCATGCGTAGGCCGAAAGAGCTTCAGATATACAACTGCACCAGCGGTCCTTTCAATCCGATCAG ATGGGCCGAATTTGGAAGCCTGACGAGAAAACACGCGATCGATTCTCCGTCGAAATACGTTATGTGGTATCCGGGTGTTACCTTTagaacgaataaattaatccACAAGATGATGGCCGGAATGCTGCACTTTTTGCCCGCCTTTGTACTCGACCTCGTCTTGAGGATTCAAGGCGGTAATCCTAT aatgatgaaaatcaccCGACGATTCGAGAGAGCAGCTAAAACTGGTGAATTTTTCGCCGTCAACGAGTGGCTATTCGATggggaaaatatgaaaaatcttgCCAAAGATGTGAAGACAACGAGTGACGCGAACGATTATTACGTTGACATATCGAATTTGGATTGGGATGCGTACGTCCACCAATATATTCTTGGAATTAGGAAATATATCTTGAAAGACTCACCGGACACTCTCACCAAGGCCAGAAGTCGACTTTTGAA ACTTTACTGGGCCCATAGGATAACGCAGGCGTTCAGTTTTTTCgtagtaataaaaatgataacaaaAGCCGGTCGGTGA
- the LOC105690631 gene encoding N-acetylglucosamine-1-phosphotransferase subunits alpha/beta isoform X2 produces the protein MSTWKLVQRRCYDLLSNKYSLLVILVAFTCIFIGIIHFGEVWLVWSKEKYEAVFHSFNDNILETSFQKKLCQHVPIDVVYTWVNGSDPTFLHSLQKSLEMYAPWVRHVYIVTNGQIPSWLDMDNPRLTLITHEDIFLDHKDLPTFSSPAIESHIHRIPGLSDKFLYFNDDVLLGAEIWPEDFVTKAGGQKVYLAWWVPDCSEICPWAWVGDGACDPACNTTMCEFDGGDCEPTPIPTESAQVEEGGDYPYKFLHKNQMRNRDAARILDILKRRNDEQLKLSAANATMSRSLKLYDNKLFSSVTGLLQNRVENLPKNNRAKSDSWKVIDRRLQSPKVIGEAIDQSEHTDILKIKFRRLFSQDKKNISEPIAVIQPKNSSHLNISTTNKSKRLERRNQLQRYLNDDIINLVHVNNSNKSIKYNNQAAEYEDSDIQPTQWKHRSRKLDTYAESLLYVNKIYNLAYGFERRRVPAHMPHLLDKSIIEKMHMKFDKEFKKTSSHKVRNPEDMQFAFSYFYFLMSEKVDVPVELLFDLFDTDKSGTWSDREIRTLLTRIYPLPLDYGLVMQFENEILNCSKFVDLTYAPQTPPGERYLDSTLPVVTKKLISMCDSIAKQLHVKFSKRKRYKHEYFKGDRSEVFRMLTSNVSLTVQLLDELRKEPKKFMCLNDNMDPTRQSENEVVRALLGDFYRSLYPLRSTFELPAQYRNRFFHRQELLEWRANRTKARNLLLCLLTLLLGVMVYNLFYHQARRLLRFRTAAVLLV, from the exons ATGAGCACATGGAAATTAGTGCAAAGGCGGTGTTATGACCTCCtgtcaaataaatattcattacTCGTAATCTTAGTCGCGTTTACCTGTATTTTCATCGGCATCATTCACTTTGGAGAG GTCTGGTTAGTGTGGAGTAAAGAGAAGTACGAAGCagtatttcattcatttaatgACAACATACTTGAAacttcttttcaaaaaaagttatgTCAGCATGTGCCTATCGATGTAGTTTACACTTGGGTGAATGGCTCCGATCCTACATTTCTTCATAGTCTTCAGAA GTCTTTGGAAATGTATGCTCCATGGGTGAGGCATGTCTACATTGTTACTAACGGGCAAATCCCAAGCTGGTTAGATATGGACAATCCGAGACTCACCCTGATCACTCATGAAGATATATTTCTTGATCATAAAGATCTACCTACATTTTCTAGTCCTGCTATTGAAAGCCATATTCACAG GATTCCTGGGCTctctgataaatttttgtattttaatgATGACGTTTTACTCGGAGCTGAGATTTGGCCAGAAGATTTTGTGACTAAAGCAGGAGGACAGAAAGTGTACCTTGCATGGTGGGTACCAGATTGTTCAGAAATTTGTCCCTGGGCTTGGGTAGGCGATGGGGCATGTGATCCAGCATGTAATACAACAATGTGTGAATTTGACG GTGGTGACTGTGAGCCTACACCTATACCAACTGAAAGCGCACAGGTGGAAGAAGGTGGTGACTATCCGTATAAGTTTCTACATAAAAATCAGATGAGGAACAGAGACGCGGCTAGAATATTAGATATTttaaaaaggagaaatgaCGAACAGCTGAAACTATCCGCAGCCAATGCAACCATGTCTCGATCGTTAAAGCTATACGATAACAAACTCTTCAGCAGTGTGACTGGTTTGCTTCAGAatagagttgaaaatttacccAAAAATAACAGAGCCAAAAGTGACTCGTGGAAAGTGATCGATAGAAGATTACAATCACCCAAAGTGATTGGAGAAGCAATCGACCAGTCAGAGCACACCGATATCCTAAAAATAAAGTTTCGCAGACTTTTTTCgcaggacaaaaaaaatataagtgaACCTATTGCAGTGATTCAACCAAAAAACTCTAGTCACCTGAATATAAGTACAACTAATAAATCGAAGCGCTTGGAACGACGAAACCAGTTACAGCGTTATCTGAATGATGACATAATAAATTTAGTCCATGTCAACAATTCGAATAAGTCTATCAAATACAATAACCAGGCAGCTGAATATGAAGATAGTGACATTCAACCGACACAATGGAAGCACAGATCAAGAAAGTTGGATACATATGCAGAATCTCTATTGtatgtgaataaaatttataacttAGCTTACGGGTTTGAAAGACGGAGAGTGCCAGCACACATGCCACATCTATTGGACAAGtctataattgaaaaaatgcacATGAAATTTGATAAGGAGTTCAAGAAAACATCCAGCCACAAAGTTAGAAATCCGGAAGATATGCAATTTGCATTTTCCTACTTCTATTTCCTTATGAGCGAGAAGGTTGATGTTCCTgtcgaattattattcgatttatTTGACACCGACAAGTCAGG aACCTGGTCCGATAGAGAAATCAGAACATTATTAACTCGGATCTACCCACTGCCATTAGACTATGGCCTGGTAAtgcaatttgaaaatgaaattttaaattgtTCCAAATTCGTGGATCTCACATATGCTCCACAAACTCCACCCGGAGAAAGATACCTAGATTCAACTCTT CCTGtggtgacaaaaaaattgatttctatGTGCGACTCAATTGCTAAGCAACTTCACGTGAAGTTCAGTAAAAGGAAACGCTACAAACATGAATACTTCAAAGGTGATAGAAGTGAAGTTTTCAGAATGCTGACCAGTAATGTTTCGTTGACCGTCCAACTCCTCGACGAACTTCGAAAAGAGCCAAA AAAATTTATGTGTCTGAACGATAACATGGATCCTACGCGACAGTCGGAAAATGAAGTGGTCCGGGCTTTGCTTGGAGATTTTTATCGCTCGTTGTACCCTTTAAGAAGTACTTTTGAATTACCTGCTCAATATCGAAACCGATTCTTCCACCGCCAGGAACTTTTAGAGTGGAGAGCAAACCGaactaaagctagaaatctgTTACTGTGCCTGTTGACTTTATTACTTGGGGTAATGgtttacaatttattttaccacCAAGCAAGAAGATTATTGCGCTTCCGGACTGCAGCTGTACTTCTTGTATGA
- the LOC105690631 gene encoding N-acetylglucosamine-1-phosphotransferase subunits alpha/beta isoform X1: MSTWKLVQRRCYDLLSNKYSLLVILVAFTCIFIGIIHFGEVWLVWSKEKYEAVFHSFNDNILETSFQKKLCQHVPIDVVYTWVNGSDPTFLHSLQKYVPLTDINVVTSRFDDKDELRYSLRSLEMYAPWVRHVYIVTNGQIPSWLDMDNPRLTLITHEDIFLDHKDLPTFSSPAIESHIHRIPGLSDKFLYFNDDVLLGAEIWPEDFVTKAGGQKVYLAWWVPDCSEICPWAWVGDGACDPACNTTMCEFDGGDCEPTPIPTESAQVEEGGDYPYKFLHKNQMRNRDAARILDILKRRNDEQLKLSAANATMSRSLKLYDNKLFSSVTGLLQNRVENLPKNNRAKSDSWKVIDRRLQSPKVIGEAIDQSEHTDILKIKFRRLFSQDKKNISEPIAVIQPKNSSHLNISTTNKSKRLERRNQLQRYLNDDIINLVHVNNSNKSIKYNNQAAEYEDSDIQPTQWKHRSRKLDTYAESLLYVNKIYNLAYGFERRRVPAHMPHLLDKSIIEKMHMKFDKEFKKTSSHKVRNPEDMQFAFSYFYFLMSEKVDVPVELLFDLFDTDKSGTWSDREIRTLLTRIYPLPLDYGLVMQFENEILNCSKFVDLTYAPQTPPGERYLDSTLPVVTKKLISMCDSIAKQLHVKFSKRKRYKHEYFKGDRSEVFRMLTSNVSLTVQLLDELRKEPKKFMCLNDNMDPTRQSENEVVRALLGDFYRSLYPLRSTFELPAQYRNRFFHRQELLEWRANRTKARNLLLCLLTLLLGVMVYNLFYHQARRLLRFRTAAVLLV; this comes from the exons ATGAGCACATGGAAATTAGTGCAAAGGCGGTGTTATGACCTCCtgtcaaataaatattcattacTCGTAATCTTAGTCGCGTTTACCTGTATTTTCATCGGCATCATTCACTTTGGAGAG GTCTGGTTAGTGTGGAGTAAAGAGAAGTACGAAGCagtatttcattcatttaatgACAACATACTTGAAacttcttttcaaaaaaagttatgTCAGCATGTGCCTATCGATGTAGTTTACACTTGGGTGAATGGCTCCGATCCTACATTTCTTCATAGTCTTCAGAAGTATGTTCCTCTAACTGACATCAACGTTGTTACTTCAAGATTTGACGACAAAGATGAATTACGATATTCACTCAGGTCTTTGGAAATGTATGCTCCATGGGTGAGGCATGTCTACATTGTTACTAACGGGCAAATCCCAAGCTGGTTAGATATGGACAATCCGAGACTCACCCTGATCACTCATGAAGATATATTTCTTGATCATAAAGATCTACCTACATTTTCTAGTCCTGCTATTGAAAGCCATATTCACAG GATTCCTGGGCTctctgataaatttttgtattttaatgATGACGTTTTACTCGGAGCTGAGATTTGGCCAGAAGATTTTGTGACTAAAGCAGGAGGACAGAAAGTGTACCTTGCATGGTGGGTACCAGATTGTTCAGAAATTTGTCCCTGGGCTTGGGTAGGCGATGGGGCATGTGATCCAGCATGTAATACAACAATGTGTGAATTTGACG GTGGTGACTGTGAGCCTACACCTATACCAACTGAAAGCGCACAGGTGGAAGAAGGTGGTGACTATCCGTATAAGTTTCTACATAAAAATCAGATGAGGAACAGAGACGCGGCTAGAATATTAGATATTttaaaaaggagaaatgaCGAACAGCTGAAACTATCCGCAGCCAATGCAACCATGTCTCGATCGTTAAAGCTATACGATAACAAACTCTTCAGCAGTGTGACTGGTTTGCTTCAGAatagagttgaaaatttacccAAAAATAACAGAGCCAAAAGTGACTCGTGGAAAGTGATCGATAGAAGATTACAATCACCCAAAGTGATTGGAGAAGCAATCGACCAGTCAGAGCACACCGATATCCTAAAAATAAAGTTTCGCAGACTTTTTTCgcaggacaaaaaaaatataagtgaACCTATTGCAGTGATTCAACCAAAAAACTCTAGTCACCTGAATATAAGTACAACTAATAAATCGAAGCGCTTGGAACGACGAAACCAGTTACAGCGTTATCTGAATGATGACATAATAAATTTAGTCCATGTCAACAATTCGAATAAGTCTATCAAATACAATAACCAGGCAGCTGAATATGAAGATAGTGACATTCAACCGACACAATGGAAGCACAGATCAAGAAAGTTGGATACATATGCAGAATCTCTATTGtatgtgaataaaatttataacttAGCTTACGGGTTTGAAAGACGGAGAGTGCCAGCACACATGCCACATCTATTGGACAAGtctataattgaaaaaatgcacATGAAATTTGATAAGGAGTTCAAGAAAACATCCAGCCACAAAGTTAGAAATCCGGAAGATATGCAATTTGCATTTTCCTACTTCTATTTCCTTATGAGCGAGAAGGTTGATGTTCCTgtcgaattattattcgatttatTTGACACCGACAAGTCAGG aACCTGGTCCGATAGAGAAATCAGAACATTATTAACTCGGATCTACCCACTGCCATTAGACTATGGCCTGGTAAtgcaatttgaaaatgaaattttaaattgtTCCAAATTCGTGGATCTCACATATGCTCCACAAACTCCACCCGGAGAAAGATACCTAGATTCAACTCTT CCTGtggtgacaaaaaaattgatttctatGTGCGACTCAATTGCTAAGCAACTTCACGTGAAGTTCAGTAAAAGGAAACGCTACAAACATGAATACTTCAAAGGTGATAGAAGTGAAGTTTTCAGAATGCTGACCAGTAATGTTTCGTTGACCGTCCAACTCCTCGACGAACTTCGAAAAGAGCCAAA AAAATTTATGTGTCTGAACGATAACATGGATCCTACGCGACAGTCGGAAAATGAAGTGGTCCGGGCTTTGCTTGGAGATTTTTATCGCTCGTTGTACCCTTTAAGAAGTACTTTTGAATTACCTGCTCAATATCGAAACCGATTCTTCCACCGCCAGGAACTTTTAGAGTGGAGAGCAAACCGaactaaagctagaaatctgTTACTGTGCCTGTTGACTTTATTACTTGGGGTAATGgtttacaatttattttaccacCAAGCAAGAAGATTATTGCGCTTCCGGACTGCAGCTGTACTTCTTGTATGA